In one Halorubrum sp. CBA1229 genomic region, the following are encoded:
- a CDS encoding 4Fe-4S dicluster domain-containing protein produces the protein MSATPNVPNVDAGAPSAENDTLEDRLYTVRYDDPGESHLDVKIPGICAEGCTTYDCIDVCPANVWREGDDGVPNIAYENCLECGSCRWACPKGNVEWTYPTRGAGVSYKKG, from the coding sequence ATGAGCGCCACACCCAACGTTCCGAACGTCGACGCCGGAGCACCGTCCGCCGAGAACGACACGCTGGAAGACCGGCTGTACACGGTCCGGTACGACGATCCGGGGGAGTCGCACCTCGACGTGAAGATCCCCGGCATCTGCGCGGAGGGCTGTACCACCTACGACTGCATCGACGTCTGCCCCGCCAACGTCTGGCGAGAGGGCGACGACGGCGTGCCGAACATCGCCTACGAGAACTGCCTGGAGTGCGGGAGCTGCCGGTGGGCGTGTCCGAAGGGGAACGTCGAGTGGACGTACCCGACGCGCGGCGCGGGGGTGTCGTATAAAAAGGGATAA
- a CDS encoding pentapeptide repeat-containing protein — MAVENQCRYTADGDTWVNWGGDRDGWKELLARLNVDGDTWSCPHDALADAQRCQFHDPSRRPDGTDIQTAIEATDRSDDGTASRDQFIGATLGLVNWSHERIGRDPHTPLCFAGATFMDGVSAKNVVFRAPVTFQYGTFSGADVLFTESDFNGHDDVSFAGVTFENAGAVSFAKVDFQNDDDVDFSGSTFENGGEVRFNDTDFANPGGTYFTRTGFKNDGTVSFRQAEFIEDAYFGYGFRDPDTIDFTQASFAQAQLEIDSFAEVCLKRTDFSECTLDNVDFSGANIENARFTGATLRTARFNTAKLDGAIFDNAVVDETTAFIATRAEAARPAFVIYDPRPDQYRRLFGRIRWLVRSVITDRSTETESDWRKAARSYKTLERIGQYNSLSSLQHKGYVYRKEMQRRWHADQIRATRSGIAHAVKYVYATLARYGTHYGESVWHVLGVFATVIGLAALGYVTGASQQSGRTLLESGYYSLLVATGSAPPTFQPTGWTQLIVGGESVLGAVLIALLVFVLGRKTTR; from the coding sequence ATGGCGGTCGAAAACCAGTGCAGGTACACTGCTGACGGTGACACATGGGTCAACTGGGGTGGGGACCGCGACGGCTGGAAGGAACTGCTTGCTCGTCTGAATGTCGATGGCGACACCTGGAGCTGTCCTCACGACGCCTTGGCGGACGCTCAAAGATGCCAATTCCATGACCCGTCCAGGAGGCCAGACGGGACGGACATCCAGACCGCGATTGAGGCTACAGACCGTAGCGACGACGGGACAGCGAGTCGCGATCAGTTCATCGGAGCGACTCTCGGACTGGTTAATTGGAGTCACGAGCGTATCGGTCGCGATCCACACACTCCGCTCTGTTTTGCTGGAGCGACGTTCATGGACGGCGTCAGTGCCAAGAACGTCGTCTTTCGCGCGCCGGTGACGTTCCAATACGGAACATTCAGCGGAGCCGACGTCCTATTCACCGAGTCGGACTTCAACGGACACGACGATGTCTCTTTTGCGGGTGTTACGTTCGAAAATGCGGGTGCTGTCTCCTTCGCCAAAGTCGACTTTCAGAACGATGATGACGTGGATTTCAGTGGGTCGACATTCGAAAACGGCGGTGAGGTCCGGTTTAATGACACGGACTTCGCCAACCCTGGTGGGACCTACTTCACCCGGACGGGGTTCAAAAATGACGGCACGGTCTCGTTCAGGCAGGCTGAATTCATAGAGGATGCGTACTTCGGCTACGGCTTCCGTGACCCGGACACAATCGACTTCACGCAGGCCTCGTTCGCGCAGGCGCAGCTTGAGATCGACAGCTTTGCCGAGGTCTGCCTCAAGAGAACGGATTTCAGCGAGTGTACCCTCGACAACGTTGATTTCAGCGGGGCCAATATCGAGAACGCGCGGTTCACTGGAGCAACCCTTCGCACGGCTCGGTTCAATACTGCCAAGTTGGATGGTGCCATCTTCGATAATGCAGTAGTAGACGAGACGACAGCATTCATCGCGACACGGGCAGAGGCAGCCAGGCCGGCATTCGTTATATACGATCCACGCCCAGACCAGTACCGTCGCTTGTTTGGCCGGATCCGATGGCTCGTCCGATCCGTGATTACCGACCGCTCCACAGAGACGGAGTCCGACTGGCGAAAGGCGGCTCGGTCCTACAAGACACTGGAGCGAATCGGACAGTACAACTCGCTTTCCTCACTCCAACACAAGGGGTACGTGTATCGCAAAGAGATGCAGCGCCGCTGGCATGCCGATCAGATTCGAGCCACTCGTAGTGGGATTGCACACGCTGTAAAATACGTGTACGCCACTCTCGCTCGTTACGGAACGCATTATGGAGAGAGTGTCTGGCACGTCCTCGGCGTTTTTGCGACTGTGATCGGGCTTGCTGCGCTCGGATACGTCACGGGTGCGTCCCAACAGAGCGGTCGGACGCTACTGGAAAGTGGCTACTACAGCCTACTCGTAGCAACCGGGTCGGCTCCACCGACATTCCAGCCAACTGGCTGGACACAGCTCATTGTGGGGGGTGAATCCGTGCTCGGTGCGGTACTGATCGCACTTCTCGTATTCGTTTTGGGCCGGAAGACGACCCGATAA
- a CDS encoding OB-fold nucleic acid binding domain-containing protein — MSSNNASGKIVSVDEQAFENADEQAVDEDGFPVVDETPEFEATVEQETQAKVDANHPDGIADTSNERIHGVTLEQEERIRARDAELEHIRAQAELGTQDDREQRTRVVAAQESKQRRQEFQKRAASVDPWADPERNDPRTELSQDELATVNTEADRLATRMDGWSRAAISRRLAEAVLDGTDTTSAVVRVFEALQTAPGHVVPIGKLDEVNRKEVSIAGRVKTLWSPSHPSIAQVGLIADETGQTRVTIWKASEAPWIAEGEHVRIHGAARNWYEGRVSLAVTGWSTIHFPERGRWWEA; from the coding sequence ATGTCTAGTAACAACGCTAGCGGAAAGATCGTTTCGGTCGATGAACAGGCATTCGAGAACGCGGACGAGCAGGCGGTCGATGAAGACGGCTTCCCGGTCGTCGACGAGACGCCAGAGTTCGAGGCGACAGTCGAGCAAGAGACGCAGGCGAAGGTGGATGCGAACCACCCAGACGGGATCGCTGACACGAGCAACGAGCGGATTCACGGTGTCACCCTCGAACAGGAGGAGCGCATTCGGGCCCGGGACGCCGAACTGGAGCATATCAGGGCCCAGGCCGAGCTGGGCACGCAGGATGATCGCGAGCAGCGCACTCGGGTGGTCGCCGCCCAAGAGAGCAAGCAACGTCGGCAGGAGTTCCAGAAGCGGGCCGCGAGCGTGGATCCGTGGGCGGACCCCGAGCGAAACGATCCCCGAACGGAGCTCTCTCAGGATGAACTGGCGACGGTGAACACCGAGGCAGACCGACTCGCGACGCGAATGGATGGGTGGTCGCGCGCAGCGATCAGTCGACGCCTGGCCGAAGCAGTCTTGGACGGTACAGACACGACGAGTGCGGTTGTGCGGGTGTTCGAGGCGTTGCAGACGGCACCGGGACACGTGGTGCCAATCGGGAAGCTCGACGAGGTGAATCGCAAAGAGGTGAGTATTGCGGGTCGTGTCAAGACCCTCTGGAGTCCCTCGCATCCAAGCATTGCTCAAGTCGGACTCATCGCGGACGAGACTGGGCAAACCCGGGTGACCATCTGGAAGGCCTCCGAGGCACCGTGGATCGCCGAGGGCGAGCACGTGCGCATTCACGGGGCTGCCCGGAACTGGTACGAGGGGCGCGTCTCCCTAGCCGTCACAGGGTGGAGCACCATCCACTTCCCCGAGCGCGGCCGCTGGTGGGAAGCGTAG
- a CDS encoding site-specific integrase, producing the protein MRDADDSEIAPNAKRHTLAEAFDQETDPLVEYEEQFEKIEVDPFELFKTDVLALRDISQRTRTGYDRVFRQWKRFMAGIGRHPACPHHTHISRFARYELDEKGNQPQTVKEKLRKLRDAYSYWQADPSFPHPDEYRPFDLALSTTAFREPESKDFPHISLAALREQLAQVTHVRNLAIIGLQLKLGLRATELCNLTLAEIDVDHPAIADHYATLGADPRLTDYRNVVYITHERDGNKSRRPRLLPLDAETRYLLCQWLLVRPDADHPWVFLSLSRHEQLGKQDVNDIWKTAFHPDYAETNQHRAVTSHYGRHFFTTYWEVHQDLHRELVQYLRGDTPGEQSIDDRATIDEYLHTYYEDISDRYRADIFELEVC; encoded by the coding sequence ATGCGTGACGCAGACGACTCCGAGATAGCCCCCAACGCGAAGCGACACACACTCGCGGAGGCGTTCGATCAAGAGACCGATCCACTTGTGGAATACGAAGAGCAGTTTGAGAAGATCGAGGTTGACCCATTCGAGCTGTTTAAAACAGACGTGCTCGCGTTACGTGATATTTCACAGCGAACGCGAACAGGCTACGACCGGGTGTTCCGACAGTGGAAGCGATTCATGGCTGGGATCGGACGCCACCCAGCGTGTCCACACCACACCCATATCTCACGATTTGCCCGATATGAACTCGACGAAAAAGGGAACCAGCCCCAGACGGTCAAAGAGAAGCTGCGGAAGCTACGCGACGCGTACTCGTACTGGCAAGCCGATCCCAGCTTCCCGCACCCGGACGAGTACCGCCCGTTCGATCTTGCGTTGTCGACGACAGCGTTTCGCGAGCCAGAGAGCAAGGACTTCCCTCATATCTCGCTGGCTGCGCTCCGAGAACAGCTCGCACAAGTGACTCACGTTCGCAACCTGGCGATTATTGGGCTCCAGTTGAAACTGGGGCTTCGGGCGACGGAACTGTGTAATCTCACACTCGCAGAGATCGATGTCGATCACCCGGCGATCGCTGACCATTATGCGACTCTAGGAGCGGATCCACGGCTTACTGACTATAGGAACGTCGTGTATATCACCCACGAGCGAGACGGCAACAAATCGCGGCGGCCACGGCTACTCCCGCTCGATGCGGAGACGCGGTATCTGCTCTGTCAGTGGCTTCTCGTGCGACCGGATGCAGATCACCCATGGGTATTTCTCTCGTTGTCCCGCCACGAGCAGCTTGGAAAACAAGATGTCAACGACATCTGGAAGACAGCCTTCCATCCTGACTACGCTGAGACAAACCAGCACCGAGCGGTCACGAGCCACTACGGACGACACTTCTTCACGACGTACTGGGAAGTTCATCAGGATCTTCACCGAGAACTCGTCCAGTATCTACGTGGAGATACGCCGGGCGAACAATCGATAGACGACCGTGCGACTATTGATGAGTATCTCCACACCTACTACGAAGATATCAGTGACCGCTACCGAGCAGATATTTTTGAGCTTGAGGTTTGCTGA
- a CDS encoding TrkA family potassium uptake protein, which produces MPRDIIIAGGGRVGFQTAELLAARDENVTIIEQDETRIEEIADAWIATVIQGDASDPDILEQAGVDDADTIAALTELTGLNLAVCLLADRLTDEIRTVARVDRETDETYDRFVDAVVYPEAAGARVAANRTAGEDVQSLADVTGDVEIMEISVAEGAPAAGRTLSDVAFPAGTLVISGEDGNRIAKPDTTLTPGRRYVVAVEPGVVDEVLQLMRG; this is translated from the coding sequence ATGCCACGAGACATCATCATCGCCGGCGGCGGCCGCGTCGGCTTTCAGACGGCCGAACTGCTCGCCGCCCGAGACGAGAACGTAACGATCATCGAACAGGACGAGACCCGTATCGAGGAGATCGCCGACGCGTGGATCGCGACCGTGATCCAGGGCGACGCGTCCGACCCGGACATCCTCGAACAGGCCGGCGTCGACGACGCCGACACCATCGCCGCGCTGACGGAGCTGACCGGGCTGAACCTCGCGGTCTGCCTGCTCGCCGACCGGCTCACGGACGAGATCAGAACGGTCGCCCGCGTCGACCGGGAGACGGACGAGACGTACGACCGGTTCGTGGACGCCGTCGTCTACCCCGAGGCGGCGGGCGCGCGCGTCGCGGCCAACAGGACCGCCGGCGAGGACGTCCAGAGCCTGGCGGACGTCACCGGCGACGTCGAGATCATGGAGATCAGCGTCGCCGAGGGCGCGCCCGCGGCCGGGCGAACGCTCTCTGACGTCGCCTTTCCGGCGGGAACCCTCGTCATCTCCGGCGAAGACGGCAACCGGATCGCGAAGCCGGACACGACGCTGACGCCGGGGCGGCGCTACGTCGTGGCCGTCGAGCCGGGCGTCGTCGACGAGGTGCTCCAACTGATGCGCGGGTAG
- a CDS encoding APC family permease: MSSHDQREPEAELGLLDATMIGMGAMIGAGIFVLTGLAAEISGPAALLVFMLNGVVTAFTGLSYAELASAIPKSGGGYAFVREIFDDFGSFIMGWMLWFAYMIAGALYALGFAPNFLELLHVYGVVAPPDQVGAVVLPLLGIGVPAKFLLAFVAVAGLVAMNAASTAASGSAETVFTIVKVSILVVFVAFGFLSAGGGGETSFTFQNFDPLFPEGSGAFSILPAMGLTFIAFEGYDLITTVTEEVENPRENIPKAIFVSLAATVVVYLLVVTVAIGTLGASELAAAGEAGIATAATSFMPTGLPVIQNGGALIVFGAVFSTITALNAVVIASSRVAFSMGREGQLLQSIGQIHHRFGTPFVAVLLSAVVMLGSVFLPTQSAGNMSSLFFLLSFIIVNVAVIRLRRERPNMNRPYEIPYYPIPPILAIALNGILAVVLIRFLVRTDLLALLLSAGWLVAGAVMYVALNKYRARGTTEERPDASADKPATAGSGED, encoded by the coding sequence ATGAGTAGTCACGACCAGCGGGAGCCGGAGGCGGAGTTGGGCCTGCTGGACGCGACGATGATCGGGATGGGCGCGATGATCGGCGCGGGCATCTTCGTCCTCACGGGTCTCGCCGCTGAAATATCCGGGCCGGCGGCGCTGCTCGTCTTCATGTTGAACGGGGTCGTGACCGCGTTCACCGGGCTCTCGTACGCGGAGCTGGCGTCCGCGATTCCGAAAAGCGGCGGCGGATACGCCTTCGTGCGGGAGATCTTCGACGACTTCGGCTCGTTCATCATGGGCTGGATGCTCTGGTTCGCGTACATGATCGCCGGCGCGCTGTACGCGCTCGGGTTCGCGCCGAACTTCCTCGAGCTGCTCCACGTGTACGGCGTGGTGGCGCCGCCCGACCAAGTCGGCGCGGTGGTGCTCCCGTTGCTGGGAATCGGGGTTCCGGCGAAGTTCCTCCTCGCGTTCGTGGCGGTCGCCGGGCTCGTGGCCATGAACGCGGCGTCGACCGCCGCGAGCGGGAGCGCCGAGACGGTGTTCACGATCGTCAAGGTCTCGATCCTCGTCGTCTTCGTCGCCTTCGGGTTCCTCTCTGCCGGCGGCGGCGGCGAGACGAGCTTCACGTTCCAGAACTTCGACCCGCTGTTCCCGGAGGGGTCCGGCGCGTTCAGCATCCTCCCCGCGATGGGCCTGACGTTCATCGCGTTCGAGGGGTACGACCTCATCACGACCGTCACCGAGGAGGTCGAGAACCCGCGCGAGAACATCCCCAAAGCGATCTTCGTCAGCCTCGCCGCCACCGTCGTCGTGTACCTGTTGGTCGTGACGGTGGCGATCGGCACGCTGGGCGCCTCGGAGCTGGCCGCCGCCGGTGAGGCCGGCATCGCGACGGCGGCGACCTCGTTCATGCCGACCGGCCTGCCGGTCATCCAGAACGGCGGCGCGCTCATCGTCTTCGGGGCGGTGTTCTCGACGATCACCGCGCTCAACGCGGTCGTCATCGCCTCCTCGCGGGTTGCCTTCTCGATGGGGCGCGAGGGCCAGCTGCTCCAGTCGATCGGCCAGATCCATCACCGGTTCGGGACGCCGTTCGTCGCGGTGCTTCTGAGCGCGGTCGTCATGCTCGGGTCCGTCTTCCTCCCCACGCAGAGCGCCGGCAACATGTCGAGCCTCTTTTTCCTGCTGTCCTTTATCATCGTCAACGTCGCGGTGATCCGGCTCCGTCGGGAGCGCCCGAACATGAACCGTCCGTACGAGATCCCCTACTACCCGATCCCACCGATACTGGCGATCGCGTTGAACGGGATACTCGCCGTCGTCCTGATCCGGTTCCTCGTGCGGACGGACCTGCTTGCGCTCCTCTTGAGCGCCGGGTGGCTCGTCGCGGGCGCGGTGATGTACGTCGCGCTCAACAAGTACCGAGCGCGAGGGACCACCGAAGAGAGACCGGACGCATCAGCTGACAAGCCGGCCACGGCCGGCTCGGGTGAGGACTGA
- a CDS encoding TrkA family potassium uptake protein: MSADLRVVIVGGQHVGYHAARHLSERGHDVVIVEKDRDRVEFLSEQYDATIIHGDGGRRSVLRQAGLDRSDVLAALTGYGAMTNIGICTMATEIEPDIGTVARIDHGDREEYAGLADRVVYPEELAAHAATNEIIHVAGGGVRTIEEVSGDLTLLELTVAGDAPVADRELREVAFPRGAVVVAGRDSNQLPGPEMVLEPGFRYVVAVNTDISDEVVRLFRG, from the coding sequence ATGAGCGCGGACCTACGAGTCGTGATCGTCGGCGGACAACACGTCGGCTATCACGCTGCGCGACACCTCTCCGAGCGCGGTCACGACGTCGTCATCGTCGAGAAGGACCGCGATCGAGTGGAGTTCCTGAGCGAACAGTACGACGCCACGATCATTCATGGCGACGGCGGCCGGCGGTCGGTCCTCCGACAGGCGGGCCTCGACCGGAGCGACGTCCTCGCGGCGCTGACCGGATACGGCGCGATGACGAACATCGGCATCTGTACGATGGCGACGGAGATCGAACCCGATATCGGGACGGTCGCGCGGATCGACCACGGCGACAGAGAAGAGTATGCCGGGCTCGCCGACCGCGTGGTCTACCCGGAGGAGCTGGCGGCCCACGCGGCGACCAACGAGATCATCCACGTCGCCGGCGGCGGCGTCCGGACGATCGAGGAGGTGTCGGGCGACCTCACGCTGCTCGAACTCACCGTGGCGGGCGACGCGCCGGTCGCCGACCGAGAGCTCCGCGAGGTCGCCTTCCCGCGGGGCGCGGTCGTCGTCGCCGGGCGCGACAGCAACCAGCTCCCGGGGCCGGAGATGGTGCTGGAACCCGGCTTCCGGTACGTCGTCGCCGTGAACACGGACATCAGCGACGAGGTCGTGCGGCTGTTCAGGGGCTGA
- a CDS encoding pyridoxamine 5'-phosphate oxidase family protein, with the protein MTQYDALLGTDMDDAAIDELLTAAGVGVLSMSADGVPYGVPLSFGYDGDGTLYFVFLGGTSELRKETYAEQSDVASFAVFDVDPDGPWRSVIAAGPIDRIAIDEWDDAREAMADNAYQATHLTEHEFQEAPNVWALRARDRSGRAVG; encoded by the coding sequence ATGACACAGTATGACGCGCTGCTGGGGACCGATATGGACGACGCCGCGATCGACGAGCTGCTGACGGCGGCCGGCGTCGGCGTGCTGTCGATGAGCGCCGACGGCGTGCCGTACGGCGTTCCGCTGTCGTTCGGGTACGACGGGGACGGCACCCTCTACTTCGTCTTCCTCGGCGGGACCAGCGAGCTCCGGAAGGAGACGTACGCGGAGCAGTCCGACGTCGCGAGCTTCGCCGTCTTCGACGTCGACCCCGACGGACCGTGGCGGAGCGTGATCGCCGCCGGACCGATCGATCGCATCGCGATCGACGAGTGGGACGACGCGCGCGAGGCGATGGCGGACAACGCGTATCAGGCGACCCACCTCACCGAGCACGAGTTCCAGGAGGCCCCCAACGTCTGGGCGCTGCGGGCTCGCGACCGGTCGGGCCGCGCCGTCGGGTAG
- a CDS encoding nuclear transport factor 2 family protein has translation MHARERIESYYDALRTEEPLGPYFAAADPGDDDPVKFGISERLVGADAIRTGLRRQTETTTDWTVTSRALRVAERDRHAWFSDDVSMAWTDAATGDRRAFETRWSGALERRDGEWRFVGMHVSTADEL, from the coding sequence ATGCACGCACGCGAGCGGATCGAGAGCTACTACGACGCGCTCCGGACCGAGGAGCCGCTCGGCCCGTACTTCGCCGCGGCCGACCCCGGCGACGACGACCCCGTGAAGTTCGGGATCTCCGAGCGACTGGTCGGCGCGGACGCGATCCGGACCGGGCTCCGCCGGCAGACCGAGACGACGACCGACTGGACGGTGACGAGTCGGGCGCTCCGCGTCGCCGAGCGCGACCGCCACGCGTGGTTCAGCGACGACGTGTCGATGGCGTGGACCGACGCGGCGACCGGCGACCGGCGCGCGTTCGAGACGCGGTGGAGCGGCGCGCTCGAACGCCGGGACGGGGAGTGGCGCTTCGTCGGGATGCACGTCAGTACGGCCGACGAGCTGTGA
- a CDS encoding nicotinate-nucleotide--dimethylbenzimidazole phosphoribosyltransferase, with product MTDATLAVVAGATETAAIDGISAAGADPTLRRHTPSADLEIVADGRPAADSPVPVSPSGCPTPAVVTRAVRELVGVDFVGVDAGLAVPTAPTEATVYDSDASPGGDVRTAEPVPDAAAVFERGRELAGTIAGSGGDGVETDGDPGELLVGETIPGGTTTALGVLTALGERPVVSSSLAANPLATKRAVVEEGLEASGLSPGDAAGDPIGAVRLMGDPVLAAAAGLVVGAVERGVDVTLAGGTQLATVAALARHAGVDRRLPLATTAFVADDPTADAAALADDLDLTLAATDPAFDASDHPAMRAYARGEAKEGVGMGGALALADRGEPTTAAVRERVAAVTDRLLAEREAESTAGGAP from the coding sequence GTGACCGACGCGACGCTCGCGGTCGTCGCCGGCGCGACCGAGACGGCCGCGATCGACGGTATCAGCGCCGCGGGCGCCGATCCCACACTCCGCCGGCACACGCCGAGCGCCGACCTCGAGATCGTCGCCGACGGCCGGCCCGCCGCCGACTCGCCGGTGCCGGTCAGCCCCTCCGGCTGCCCGACTCCCGCGGTCGTCACCCGGGCGGTCCGGGAGCTGGTCGGCGTCGACTTCGTCGGCGTCGACGCCGGCCTCGCGGTGCCGACGGCGCCGACGGAGGCGACCGTCTACGACTCGGACGCGTCCCCCGGCGGGGACGTCCGGACCGCCGAGCCGGTGCCGGACGCGGCGGCCGTCTTCGAGCGGGGGCGGGAGCTGGCGGGGACGATCGCAGGCAGCGGCGGTGACGGCGTCGAAACCGATGGCGACCCCGGTGAGCTCCTCGTCGGCGAGACGATCCCGGGGGGGACGACGACCGCGCTCGGCGTCCTGACGGCGCTCGGCGAGCGCCCGGTCGTCTCCTCGTCGCTGGCGGCGAACCCGCTCGCGACCAAGCGAGCGGTCGTCGAGGAGGGGTTGGAAGCGAGCGGGCTCTCCCCCGGCGACGCCGCGGGCGACCCGATCGGCGCGGTCCGGCTGATGGGCGACCCCGTGCTCGCGGCGGCCGCCGGCCTCGTGGTCGGCGCGGTCGAGCGCGGGGTCGACGTGACCCTCGCGGGTGGCACGCAGCTGGCGACCGTCGCCGCGCTGGCGCGGCACGCGGGCGTCGACCGGCGGCTCCCGCTGGCGACGACCGCCTTCGTCGCCGACGACCCGACCGCCGACGCCGCGGCGCTCGCGGACGACCTCGACCTGACGCTGGCCGCGACCGACCCCGCGTTCGACGCGAGCGACCACCCGGCGATGCGGGCGTACGCCCGCGGCGAGGCGAAGGAGGGCGTCGGGATGGGTGGCGCGCTGGCGCTCGCCGACCGGGGCGAGCCGACGACCGCGGCCGTCCGCGAGCGCGTCGCCGCCGTCAC